The DNA window AACAACGCGGACACCGATGGCGACGGTCAGGGCGACGCGTTCGAGGTGGGTGCGGGCACCGACCCGGTCAGCGGGACTTCGTTTTTCGCCATCACGGACTTCGATCTGACCGGGAACCAGGTCACGCTCACCTGGCCGAGTCTCGCGGGAAACAGCTACGACATCGAACGTAGCACCAACCTCGCGACGTGGTCCACGGTTGAGAGCGGCTACCCGGCAAGTGATCCGGGCTCCACCACCAACTGGTCGGCTTCTCTCGATTCGATGGGTGGAGGAGGAGAGAGCAGCCCCGGGGTGCTGGCCCGCTATGATGCCCAGGAGGGGACGAACGGAGACTTCAATTCGGCGGCCTTCGATTCGGTGGATACGGATATCGTCACCACAGCGAACCGTCTCGTGCAGGGCGGGGGTTTGACCGGTGGCGGGGCCGCGGCGTTCGTTCTGGAAAACACGCTTTTCGACTCCGGTGAGTCCGGATCCCCCGGATTCAACCTCGCGGACGTGACCACAGCCAGCCAGGCAACGGCTGCTGCTGCGGGCGATTACTTTTCGTTCACGATCGAGTCAGGCGGGGATGCGGTCGTGTATGAGTCGCTTTCCTTTTACTCCAACCAGTACGCGACGACGGGCGTTGTCGACGTGAGCTACACGACCACGGGAGGTGGAGAGGTGTTCGTGGTTCAGGGTCTGGTTCCCACGGTTGGGAACGCGGCCGTGTCGCTCGAAGAAATCGACTTTCCCGACTTCGTGACCACCGAGGACGTCACGTGGACGTTCTATCTCTACGGTGCGTCGACCTCCACCCATGGCACCCGCTTCGACGACATCACGTTGTTCGGGCATTCGGCCGGCAACCTGATTTCGAACTTCACCTTTACGGGGCCGCCGTGGACGGCTGCCAAAGAGCCCGACTTCGCCACCTTCGCCGCAAGCGCTCCCTCGGCGGACACGGATCCTTTCAGCACGACATCGATTCTCACGAACAGCGGCTACACGGGGGGCGGTTATGCATCGTTCTACATACGCGACATTGACGGGGGCACGATCGGAGTTCCCGATGGCGGCGACTACGTGATTTTTTCGACGAGTGCGACCCCCGGAGTGGGAATGAATTTCGCCGGTGCCAACCAGACGGTGCCCACCAACTACCTCGCATTCACCGTGACGCCCGATTCGGGATATCAGACCACGTTCGAATCCCTTTCGTTTTACACGGACTGCAATTTCGCGAACGAAGAGTACAATGTCCAACTGGCGGCTTGGGACGGATCGTCCCTGACCGTGCTCGGCGATGTGTCCCACACCTCCGGTGCGAGCACGAATGAACCGGTGGTGTTCAAATCCATCGATTTCCCGGATTTCACTTCCACCGGCCCGATCGAGTTCCGGCTTTCCGGCTACGACATGAGTGCGGCGAACGGCGGGATCCGCCTCGACGACATCCGGGTTCAGGGCGTTTCCAATCCGACAGCCGGAACGGATCCGGCCGCGAAGGCATACTTCCGCGTCCGGTTGCTCCCCTGATCGCGCGACTTCAGTCGGCGTGGAGACGGAGGAGCCGGTGCGACTCCTTGATCAGGAAATCGAGGTCCATGAATGGATCGGCGGCGATGTCGGACCAGAGGATGCGGCCCTTCGGATCGAGAAGGAAAGTGCCGTGGAGCGCCTTGCCTTCGAAGTCGTCATGGGTGCCGTAGGCCCGGAAGCTGGTGAGTGAGGGGTCGGCAATGAGCGGGAAGGGGAAGGACCCGCCGTCTTCGGAATAGTTGGCTTGGGACTTGGATAGCTCGACGATCGTGTCGGTGCTCACCGCGAGAACCGGCAGGCCGGCGTCCTTGAAGTCGGCGATCCGGTCCGCGACGGCATTGAGCTGTTCCGAGCAATGGAGGCATCCGTGGCCGAGGTAGAAGATGAGGATCAGCGGTTTGCCGCGATGGCTTTCGAGGCTGACCGGCAGGCCGCTCTCGTCGGGCAACGTGAAGGACGGAGCGACGGGCGGCTCCCAGTGGATCGGGCCGAGCGTGTCGATGTCGGGGCGCTCGCCGAAGTCGGCGGGAGCTTCGTAGGGACGTGTCCAGTCGGCAGGGAATCCGAGTGCTTTCGCGATCGGTGCCATCCGGGCGAATGGCGGTGCCTCGGGATCGATCTGCGACGACACGTCGCGAAGGCGCTCGAAGCATTCGCGCAACTCCTCCGGGCGCCCGAGGGCATGCAGCACTTCGGCGCGTGCCGCCAGCGGCAGGGCTTCGCGCTTGTCGCCCGACACCGCGGCCTTGCTCAGCTCGTCGGCCTTCTCGTTTTCGCCCAGCACGAGGTGGCGGAGGGCGGTTGCATGTTTCGGTCGGCCGGACTTCGCCAAGGCCTTGAGCGCGGCTTCGGTGTCGCCGTCGAGCTCCGCCATGCAGCCTTCGAGTTCCTCGCGCACCTTCTTGATCCGGTTGATCTGCTGGCCCGGCTGCTTGCCGGCTTCCTTGACGAGCTTTTCGATTTCCTCGGGCTTCTTCTTTTCCTCCTCCGCTTTGGCGTTGGCTTCGGCCTGAGCCTTTTCGTGGTCGTTCTCGGCGCGGGCCGAGAGGTCGTCGAGCTGCGCCAAGGTTTCGCCGAGTGCCGGTTCGTCGCCGAGATGGAAATGCGCGAGGCCGATGAGCCGTAGCCGGGGGATCTCGTGCTCCGGGACTTCGAGCGGTTCCAGCCACTCGCCGCGGGAGAGTTCGAGTGCGTCTTCCCATAGCTCGAACTTCTCGAGAATCTCGATCAGGCGCATCCGGCCGAAGCGGTACGAGTGCGCCTTGCCATCCATCGAGTTGAGTTTCGGGTGGCGTGGATTGGCCAGTAGCGACTTCGCCATCTCGAGGGCGGCCGGTCCGTTGCCGAGGTTCACCCAGTTCCGCGCCAGCCACTCGTTGTTGTGGGCGTAGTTGAAGATCTGGTCGGGCAGCAGCCGCTGCTCGTGCATGTGGGCGTGGTCGACCCGCGCCGATGCCTGCTGGTGCCAGGCCGCGTCCTCGAAGCGCTGGAGCTTCGAGTAGATGTGTCCCGGCATGTGCCACATGTGGGCGATCTCGGGCGCGGTGAAGCCGAGCTTGGCCGCCGAGTCGATCGCGCGTTCCGCCTTCCGCTTGTCCCAGAGATGGATGCGGTAGTGGTGCGACGGATGCAGCGGGGCCTTCGCAAGCACCTGCTGGAGCAGCGCGTCGACCGCCTCGTGGCTGTGGATCGGAAGGATGGCTCCCTTGTAGGAAAACTGCCAGATCCTGCAGGCGAGGAATGCCTTGGCCTCGATGTCATCCGGGTAGTCGTGGACGAGTGACTCGAGGTCATTGAGCAATTCCTGACGCCGCTTCTTGTCGTCGTCCGGTTTGCCATCGAGGTAGTTCGCCTGCGCCCGGATGTAGGCCTGGCCGTGCGGGCTGGCGTGCTCCACCAACTCGACCGCCTTGTTGATGAATCCCTTGGCGCGTTCCTCGTTCTCCCAGTTGGCCATCGCCATGCCCCAGTAGGCCATCGCGCAGTCCGGGTCTTTCGCGGCGAGTTGGCGGAACGACCGCTCGGCCTCGTAGTACCAGAATCCGTGAAGCTGCCCGAGCCCTTGGTCGAAGTAGGCTTGGCCTTGGTCCCACTGGGTACGGATCGGCAGGGTCACCTCGCCGGTCCCTCCGATCAACCCGGATGCCTGACGCGGGCCTTCGTTGAAGGACTCACCTTGGTGCGAGTGGCCGGGCTCGATTGCCTCCGGTTCCGCGAGGAGCAGGCCGGGGCAGAGGAATGCAATCAGGAGGCGGGACATGGCGTGGCGCCTATAACCTCGCGAATCGGCCGGATCTTGCAAGTCGCGCGACTTCCGGTCCCGCCCGACCTTTTCCGCAGGGTCGCTCCCGGCTTCTCAGGGGACCTGATGATCGGTTCCGAGCAAGTCGTTCACCGCTTTGTTGGCGACCCGGACGATGTACTTGTTCGGCTGATCCTTGAGGGCCTTCTGCAGGGCCGGCAGGGCGGGGCGGGCCGCCTCGTCCAGCTCGTCCAGGACAATCGCCGCCTCCAGACGCGCCCACGGGTTGTCCGAACCGAGCTCTTTGACGAGAACCGGCAAGCCGGCTTCAACTTCCCCGCTTCTGCAAAGTGCCCGAGCTGCCGCGATCCGCACCGCCGGAGTTTTGTCAGCGATCATCCGCCTCGCGACCGACACTTCGTTCTCGCCTGCCTCCTCTGCAAAGTTCCCGATCCCAGTGGCGACCCAGTAGCGCAAGGTCGGATTCGGAGACTCCGCAAGTTTGAGCAATTCGGGGAACACCTCCGGACCGGTCGATGCCAGCACCGCGGCCCGGGTCATTTGCTTCAATGCATCGGCATCGCGGGGCAGAACTTCGTAGGTTGAGTCCGTTGTCCGCACCAGGCGCTCGATTTCCGATTCAGGCATCAGACCCATGTCTCCGACCTTCTCCTGCCATGCGGTCATGGCGCTCAGCATCCGCTTCCTTATTTCTCCGTACCCGGGGTCCATGGCCAGGTTGTTGATCTCATGCGGATCCTTCTCCAAATCATACAGCTCCTCCGCCGGCTTGCTCCGGGCCGTGAACAACGCCGCCGCCGGGGGCAGTTCGCCGGATTTCTCCAAGCGTCGTATCTCCTGCATCGTCGCACCCTTCTCGGGCGTGTTCATGTATTGATAGTAGGGCTTGGTCGCCTCGAAGTTCCGGATGTAGCGATAGCGCCTGTCCCTCACCGCCCGGATGATGTCGTACCTCTCGTCCATCCGGTCCCGCGCTCCGAAGACATACTCGCGCGGCGGGGTTAGCTTCGATCCGAGAAACGCCCTGCCATGCATGTGATCCGGCACCGGTAGTCCGGCGAGGTTCAGCACCGTCGGTCCGAAGTCGGTCGAGTTCACGAGAGCATCGCTCGTGGTTCCCGGCTCGCCTTGTCCGCCGACCCGGAACCTTTCCGGGATTCGCACAACGAACGGGATCCGGGTGCCCGAATCGTAGAGCCAGCGCTTGGCCCGAGGCAGCCCGACGCCGTGGTCGGACCAGATCATCACGATGGTGTCATCCTCCAGCCCGGCGTCCCGCAATCGCTGCAAGTGCTCTCCGACCCACCGGTCGAACGCGGTGATCAACTCGTAGTTCCGCTTCCAATCCTCCCGAACCACCGGTGTGTCCGGATAGTACGGTGGCAAGGTGGTGAGCTTGGCCGCGTCCTGCCGTTCCTCCGGCTTCAGCTTGGACGTCACACTTTCATACTTCGATTTGCTGGCGATCCCGCTCTCGTGGCAGCCGGTGAAATTGTACACCGCGAAGAACGGCAAACCGTCCGGGCGGTTCTGCCAGCCGGCCTTGCCACCGTTTTCATCCCAGATTTCCCCGGTCGAAGGCTTCTTGAACTGGTAGTCGGTCTTGCTGTTGTTCGTGCAGTAGTATCCGGCTTCGCGCAGATAGATGGGAAACGGCTTGAGCCATTCTGGCATGCGGGCGTTGCAGCGCATGTGGTGCGTGCCGACGCTGTTCTGATACATGCCGGTGATGATCGAACTGCGGCATGGCGCGCACACTCCCGCCGCGGTGAACACGTGCGTGAAACGCGTTCCCTGATCCGCCAGCGCATCGACATTCGGTGTGACGGCGTGCGGGTCTCCGTAGCATCCGAAGTGCGGTGAGATGTCCTCGGCCGACAGCCAGAGGATGTTCGGCCGCTCCGAGGCAGCCGTGGTTATCAGCGTGGTGACCGAAGCCAACACGACCGCGAGCAAGCTCTTGAGCGCGGGACCCAAGCGGGAAAACAAGGACATGGCGAAACTCTACGACCGTCTGGCACCGGATTTCTCGGCATGGTTCCGGGGAACCGGTTCGCCATGACCTCGGCGTCATGGATCTGAAAGCCGTGGAGCCGGTGGATGTCGCACCGGCGGCGATCGGCTCCCTAGTCCTGGATCCAGACGCGGTTGTCCTTGGCGGAAAAGCAGATCGCGAATCCCGAGCTGAGCGGTCGGTTCCAGAACAGGGAGAAGTCGTCTTCGGTGCTATAGACCGAGACGCCCTTGGCATGCAGCTCCGGGCCGTCATTGCGAAGTTCGTCGGTGTTGGGAAAGCTGCCCGTCCGATCGACCACGCCGGCGATGTGCTCGCGGACGAGTTCACGATCTTTTCTGAAGAGGAACTCCTCGATCTCGAAGGGAATCTCGACAAGCAGGATTCCGCCCACCAGCAGCAGGAACACCCGCCGCCTTTGAACCCGCTGTTGGATCGCAAGCAACAGCACCGCGGTGAGGATGGCGGCAGTGGTGAAGAGGATGATCCCGGCCAAGGGCAAACCGCTCTCCGGGGTCGAAGCGAGTTCGACAGCCGGATCGCCCGGCTGGGGAAGCGGGACGGGTTCCGAGCTGTGGGTCGTTCCGCCGGCGCCCAGAACGAGCGCCGCCAAAAACGCAGCGCCGGCGGGAATCACTCCGAAGAGCCAGTTCCGGCGCCAGATGATTCGCGGCCACAGCAGGAGGATCACGGGCGCGTGAAGACAAACGACACAGAACACGGCCCGCACGCCGTCGGTTCCATATGACCAAGCCCGGAAGGTCCACATCAGGACGAGCAGCCAGATCGCCAGGCCGCCCGCCGCCAGGTAGCGGATCACGGTGAGCCACTCGCCGCCGAACGGAGGAACCTCACGCCCAACCTGATGCGCCAGCTCGTAGGGGTTTCCCATCTCCTCCAGCGCGCGGTCCACCGCCTCGTCCTCGGAAAGCCCGTTCGCGCGGAACCGCTCGATGTGGTCATCGAGATCCGCCTTCACCTCGTTCACGATGTCGCGCGACCGTGAAGCGGGCCCGGTGAGCGCGCCTTCGAGTCGGGACAGAAATCCGTCGATGCGTTGATGGCTCGTCTCATTCATGGTTGCAGTCTTTGAGGAGGGAATTGACGGCTTGGGTGAAGCGGTGCCACTGCGCGACCCGGGCTTCATGAACCTTCGTGCCTTCCGGGGTCACCGAGTAGACCTTCCGCTTTTTGCCGCTGGCGGGAGTCTCCCATTTGGCCCGGATCCAGTCCTCGCGCTCGAGCCGGTAGAGGAGCGGATAAAGCGTGCCCTGCTTGAACTCGAACTCGCCGTTTCCGCGGTCCGACAAGCTCACGAGGATCTCATAGCCATACATCGGCCGGTCCCGCAACAGCGCGAGGATCACCAGATCCGTGCTGCTGCGGACAAGCTCCGACGAGAATCGCGACCCACCCATGCGGCACATACTATGCGAGGCATAATATAAAGGCAAGACAGTTTCTCCCATCGGATTGTTCACGTCGACTACGAGCTTCCTCGGCTCTTGGAAGGCGAAAGCGAGGCAACCGGGCTCATCTCCGTCGGCGGCTCGCGAGCAGCCCGATGCCCAATCCCGCAAGCAAAACGGCAGACGGTTCGGGGACCGTTTCGAAGGCAAAGAAGAGGTCGTTGACCTCCTGCGGAGCCGCATCGAATGGCAGCGAGAGTCCGCTGTCCTTCAACGAAAGGAATCCTCCTTCGATACTGTTGCCGCCATTGTCCCGGGCCCAGCTTATCGAGTGACTCGCATCATCCGTGGTCCACCAGAGCTGCATCGCGTAATCCGTGTCGGCCGAAAAACTGAACACCGTGGTGAAGTCGAAGGCGTAGATGCCGTCGTCGATGAAATGGATCCCAGCCACATCAAAGGACTCGCGCATCAGTTCGGTTCCCGCGGTGTTGGTAGCCGAGGACCACTCGCCGATCCAGATTTCGAGTTCGTGGATTCCGGTCGCCGGGATCGCACCTCCCGCAGACACCGTCAGGTAGAGCGTCTTGATATCGAGTTCGTCGCCGTCGAGGGCGGCACTCGGGATGGTCTGGCCCGCTGCCTCATACTGATTCGGAGCCGTCCTGTCGGTGCGGGCAGTACCGCCTCCGGCGGTGCTTGAGATCGCAATCCTCGTTTCGGGAATCGCTGCGACGAGGCGAACCGTAGCGGCTTCGGTAACGGGCAAGCCCGCCGCCAACACCGCGCACAAAAACAGAAGCCGATGAACCAACTTCACAGCCCGCCATATTCATCCGCAGAGGCATGGAGTCAAGTTGTGATCGGTCGGAACGTCGACCCGCAGCCAAAGCCTCCCGGAGGACATGAGTCTTGTCCCTGATCGCAGGTGCGCTGCCCGGAGCAGGTTCCGGCCTCGCTTTGAAGCTCCGCTGATACTCCACGCGATTCTTCACCGGCCGATGGAAACCTGCACCTTCATGGGTCAGGCAGGGCTGCGGGAATCTTCTTGCAGGCGACGTTCGGCACGGCGGTATTCGCGCGATCCTCAAACAAAAAACCCATCCATGATTTCTCCACGATTCGCACTCGCGGTCGCAGCAGCCACCGTGATGTTCACGTCTGTTCAGGCCAACGGCCAGTTGGTCACGACCACGGTCACCGCGTCGCAGGACAAGAACAACTACGGCGGCACGCTGTCCGACCTGATTTCGGGCGAGGAAATGACCAAGCCGACGGCCAACGATCCGTCGACCTGGACCACCACCACGAACAATTACGCCGACGGATGGAACCAGCAAGGGAAACTCAGCGGC is part of the Haloferula helveola genome and encodes:
- a CDS encoding sialate O-acetylesterase, yielding MSRLVRGFLPVSLALASLCSTTPAIAAHYRVYFLGGQSNGNGRGDAAQLLPPLSAAQTDVAFYWHRTQAVSNAGWILEDQWTDLAPGSGHGTTNPVFAKEFGSEVAFGRAMADADPSVNIAVVKYTHGGTNLHTQWSATGDMYATFVATAQAALTALTSNGDTYEFGGMIWHQGEADTGGAADQYEANLTSLVNRVRQDVFGGEVAPFVVGSLSDSQYGSQITTPGTGAYKVRQAQEAVAANMVQVGFVNTDGFDVRSGDTIHFDHNGQIALGQGFASQMLALEANDPDRDGLLNDEEATLGTDPNNADTDGDGQGDAFEVGAGTDPVSGTSFFAITDFDLTGNQVTLTWPSLAGNSYDIERSTNLATWSTVESGYPASDPGSTTNWSASLDSMGGGGESSPGVLARYDAQEGTNGDFNSAAFDSVDTDIVTTANRLVQGGGLTGGGAAAFVLENTLFDSGESGSPGFNLADVTTASQATAAAAGDYFSFTIESGGDAVVYESLSFYSNQYATTGVVDVSYTTTGGGEVFVVQGLVPTVGNAAVSLEEIDFPDFVTTEDVTWTFYLYGASTSTHGTRFDDITLFGHSAGNLISNFTFTGPPWTAAKEPDFATFAASAPSADTDPFSTTSILTNSGYTGGGYASFYIRDIDGGTIGVPDGGDYVIFSTSATPGVGMNFAGANQTVPTNYLAFTVTPDSGYQTTFESLSFYTDCNFANEEYNVQLAAWDGSSLTVLGDVSHTSGASTNEPVVFKSIDFPDFTSTGPIEFRLSGYDMSAANGGIRLDDIRVQGVSNPTAGTDPAAKAYFRVRLLP
- a CDS encoding peroxiredoxin family protein; this translates as MSRLLIAFLCPGLLLAEPEAIEPGHSHQGESFNEGPRQASGLIGGTGEVTLPIRTQWDQGQAYFDQGLGQLHGFWYYEAERSFRQLAAKDPDCAMAYWGMAMANWENEERAKGFINKAVELVEHASPHGQAYIRAQANYLDGKPDDDKKRRQELLNDLESLVHDYPDDIEAKAFLACRIWQFSYKGAILPIHSHEAVDALLQQVLAKAPLHPSHHYRIHLWDKRKAERAIDSAAKLGFTAPEIAHMWHMPGHIYSKLQRFEDAAWHQQASARVDHAHMHEQRLLPDQIFNYAHNNEWLARNWVNLGNGPAALEMAKSLLANPRHPKLNSMDGKAHSYRFGRMRLIEILEKFELWEDALELSRGEWLEPLEVPEHEIPRLRLIGLAHFHLGDEPALGETLAQLDDLSARAENDHEKAQAEANAKAEEEKKKPEEIEKLVKEAGKQPGQQINRIKKVREELEGCMAELDGDTEAALKALAKSGRPKHATALRHLVLGENEKADELSKAAVSGDKREALPLAARAEVLHALGRPEELRECFERLRDVSSQIDPEAPPFARMAPIAKALGFPADWTRPYEAPADFGERPDIDTLGPIHWEPPVAPSFTLPDESGLPVSLESHRGKPLILIFYLGHGCLHCSEQLNAVADRIADFKDAGLPVLAVSTDTIVELSKSQANYSEDGGSFPFPLIADPSLTSFRAYGTHDDFEGKALHGTFLLDPKGRILWSDIAADPFMDLDFLIKESHRLLRLHAD
- a CDS encoding sulfatase-like hydrolase/transferase, translating into MSLFSRLGPALKSLLAVVLASVTTLITTAASERPNILWLSAEDISPHFGCYGDPHAVTPNVDALADQGTRFTHVFTAAGVCAPCRSSIITGMYQNSVGTHHMRCNARMPEWLKPFPIYLREAGYYCTNNSKTDYQFKKPSTGEIWDENGGKAGWQNRPDGLPFFAVYNFTGCHESGIASKSKYESVTSKLKPEERQDAAKLTTLPPYYPDTPVVREDWKRNYELITAFDRWVGEHLQRLRDAGLEDDTIVMIWSDHGVGLPRAKRWLYDSGTRIPFVVRIPERFRVGGQGEPGTTSDALVNSTDFGPTVLNLAGLPVPDHMHGRAFLGSKLTPPREYVFGARDRMDERYDIIRAVRDRRYRYIRNFEATKPYYQYMNTPEKGATMQEIRRLEKSGELPPAAALFTARSKPAEELYDLEKDPHEINNLAMDPGYGEIRKRMLSAMTAWQEKVGDMGLMPESEIERLVRTTDSTYEVLPRDADALKQMTRAAVLASTGPEVFPELLKLAESPNPTLRYWVATGIGNFAEEAGENEVSVARRMIADKTPAVRIAAARALCRSGEVEAGLPVLVKELGSDNPWARLEAAIVLDELDEAARPALPALQKALKDQPNKYIVRVANKAVNDLLGTDHQVP
- a CDS encoding permease prefix domain 1-containing protein, with product MNETSHQRIDGFLSRLEGALTGPASRSRDIVNEVKADLDDHIERFRANGLSEDEAVDRALEEMGNPYELAHQVGREVPPFGGEWLTVIRYLAAGGLAIWLLVLMWTFRAWSYGTDGVRAVFCVVCLHAPVILLLWPRIIWRRNWLFGVIPAGAAFLAALVLGAGGTTHSSEPVPLPQPGDPAVELASTPESGLPLAGIILFTTAAILTAVLLLAIQQRVQRRRVFLLLVGGILLVEIPFEIEEFLFRKDRELVREHIAGVVDRTGSFPNTDELRNDGPELHAKGVSVYSTEDDFSLFWNRPLSSGFAICFSAKDNRVWIQD
- a CDS encoding PadR family transcriptional regulator, whose protein sequence is MGGSRFSSELVRSSTDLVILALLRDRPMYGYEILVSLSDRGNGEFEFKQGTLYPLLYRLEREDWIRAKWETPASGKKRKVYSVTPEGTKVHEARVAQWHRFTQAVNSLLKDCNHE
- a CDS encoding PEP-CTERM sorting domain-containing protein, whose amino-acid sequence is MPVTEAATVRLVAAIPETRIAISSTAGGGTARTDRTAPNQYEAAGQTIPSAALDGDELDIKTLYLTVSAGGAIPATGIHELEIWIGEWSSATNTAGTELMRESFDVAGIHFIDDGIYAFDFTTVFSFSADTDYAMQLWWTTDDASHSISWARDNGGNSIEGGFLSLKDSGLSLPFDAAPQEVNDLFFAFETVPEPSAVLLAGLGIGLLASRRRR